From a single Catenulispora sp. EB89 genomic region:
- a CDS encoding RDD family protein produces the protein MTSSDYSGQRFGLPRTGPGSMASLGRRLAALMIDWAIAYGMAYLLVGDRLLRNGQFAALSLLAVIYLVGLGISGSTLGMAVLGLRVGSDQGGRASLYSIGMRTVLLFLVIPAVVWDADGRGLHDRIARTMIVSTR, from the coding sequence ATGACCTCGTCCGACTATTCCGGCCAGCGCTTTGGCCTCCCGCGCACCGGTCCGGGCTCGATGGCCTCGCTCGGCCGCCGGCTGGCCGCGCTGATGATCGACTGGGCCATCGCCTACGGCATGGCGTACCTGCTGGTCGGCGACCGGCTGCTGCGCAACGGCCAGTTCGCGGCGCTGAGCCTGCTGGCCGTGATCTACCTGGTGGGGCTGGGGATCAGCGGCTCCACGCTCGGGATGGCGGTGCTGGGCCTGCGGGTCGGCTCCGACCAGGGCGGCCGGGCCTCGCTGTACTCGATCGGCATGCGCACCGTGCTGTTGTTCCTGGTCATCCCCGCGGTGGTCTGGGACGCCGACGGCCGCGGCCTGCACGACCGGATCGCGCGCACGATGATCGTCAGCACCCGCTGA
- a CDS encoding tyrosine-type recombinase/integrase: MPEPYDRWHKTHPKPGEKPCSAHDKVPSAKHGRGKRWAARWVDPDGEPQESLFDRRPDAVQHLNKVAAALDAGTYIAPRNGLVLLESVAQRWLDSRNFKSPRTYAQYESRINNHIIDVLGKLRLCDIKPSTIVAWINGRREYGLDETTIGLVLAHLAAIMESALDDELIAKNPCRAKSVRDVKPKRSKRPARKAPLSGRQLEALRENLPDRYKTLVDVTRGLGMRQGEVFAFSPDDIDWAKKVVHVRRQFAWDRGTMVFAPPKCSDLDEERDRFVPAADEVLFAIMAHADAFPPVEVTLPWKTRDGELRTTVVFFTSREGKPLNKNYINWVWKGGLEQAGIIKALNDKPIGRGRKWEPCRDKMMHAGRHDYATQRLGEGMDIFTLSVRLGHADPAYTLRKYTHEPETDYEVERQRIDETLRATRSRASDFDTPSAWDPGWLH, from the coding sequence GTGCCCGAACCGTACGACCGCTGGCACAAGACACACCCCAAGCCGGGAGAGAAGCCGTGCTCGGCGCACGACAAGGTACCCAGCGCGAAGCATGGCAGGGGCAAACGCTGGGCCGCCCGCTGGGTGGATCCCGACGGCGAGCCGCAGGAGAGCCTGTTCGACAGGCGACCCGACGCAGTCCAGCACCTTAACAAGGTCGCCGCAGCGCTGGACGCGGGCACCTACATCGCCCCTCGCAACGGATTGGTGCTGCTCGAAAGCGTCGCCCAGCGATGGCTCGACAGCAGGAACTTCAAGTCGCCGCGGACGTACGCCCAGTACGAGTCGCGAATCAACAACCACATCATCGACGTTCTCGGCAAGCTACGGCTCTGCGACATCAAACCGTCCACGATCGTCGCGTGGATCAACGGCCGCCGAGAGTACGGCCTCGACGAAACCACCATCGGTCTCGTCCTCGCACATCTCGCGGCGATCATGGAGTCGGCCCTGGACGACGAGCTGATTGCGAAGAACCCCTGCCGGGCGAAGTCAGTTCGCGACGTCAAGCCGAAACGCTCCAAGCGACCGGCCCGCAAAGCACCTCTTAGCGGGCGGCAGTTGGAGGCGCTGCGCGAGAACCTACCCGACCGCTACAAGACGCTCGTGGATGTCACCCGAGGCCTTGGCATGCGCCAAGGCGAGGTCTTCGCGTTCAGTCCGGACGACATCGACTGGGCCAAGAAAGTCGTCCACGTACGACGACAGTTCGCCTGGGACCGCGGAACGATGGTCTTCGCACCACCCAAGTGCAGCGACCTCGATGAGGAACGCGACCGCTTCGTCCCTGCAGCAGACGAAGTCTTGTTCGCCATCATGGCTCACGCCGACGCATTCCCTCCGGTCGAGGTCACCCTTCCCTGGAAGACACGCGATGGAGAGCTGCGCACCACCGTCGTCTTCTTCACATCGCGCGAGGGCAAGCCGTTGAACAAGAACTACATCAACTGGGTCTGGAAGGGCGGCCTGGAGCAAGCAGGAATCATCAAGGCGCTCAACGACAAGCCCATCGGCCGAGGACGCAAGTGGGAGCCGTGCCGCGACAAGATGATGCACGCCGGCCGCCACGACTACGCGACGCAGCGGCTCGGTGAAGGCATGGACATCTTCACGCTCTCAGTCAGGCTTGGCCACGCTGACCCGGCCTACACACTCCGCAAGTACACGCACGAGCCCGAGACGGATTATGAGGTAGAACGGCAGCGAATCGACGAGACGCTGCGTGCCACGAGGTCACGAGCTTCCGATTTCGACACGCCCTCGGCATGGGACCCGGGGTGGCTCCATTGA
- a CDS encoding helix-turn-helix transcriptional regulator translates to MARPRTVTPPRKETWHNIPERLWSHKETAAFLQLSEQTLYYMNHVGEGPRSYRVGRYRRYNPHDVMTWLESKAS, encoded by the coding sequence TTGGCCCGCCCTCGCACCGTTACTCCACCGCGCAAAGAGACCTGGCACAACATCCCAGAGCGGCTGTGGAGCCACAAAGAAACCGCTGCGTTCCTCCAGCTCTCTGAGCAGACCCTCTACTACATGAACCACGTCGGCGAAGGACCGCGGTCGTACCGAGTCGGACGCTACCGCCGCTACAACCCGCACGACGTCATGACCTGGCTCGAATCAAAGGCCTCGTAG
- the glnA gene encoding type I glutamate--ammonia ligase yields the protein MFSNADEVLKYLRDNDVKSVDVRFCDLPGVMQHFTVPVESFDADVFSHGLAFDGSSIRGFQAIHESDMQLLPDPSTARLDPFRAEKTLNLNFFIHDPLTGEAYSRDPRNVAKKAEAFLKGTGIADTAYFGPEAEFYVFDDVRFASGPDESYYHIDAEAAFWNTGRAEEGGNRGYKPRVKGGYFPVAPNDHYTDLRATMSRTLIDSGLIVERQHHEVGSAGQAEINYRFNTLLAAADDLMLFKYIIKNVAWNAGKTATFMPKPVFGDNGSGMHCHQSLWKDGVPLFYDEVGYAGLSDTARHYIGGLLKHAPSLLAFTNPTVNSYRRLVPGYEAPVNLVYSQRNRSACIRIPITGSNPKAKRIEFRCPDPSSNPYLAFSAMMMAGLDGVKNKIEPMAPVDKDLYELPPDEHASIPQVPGSLPAVLDSLEADHGYLLEGGVFTQDLIDTWISYKREREVDPVRLRPTPHEFELYFDI from the coding sequence ATGTTCTCGAACGCCGACGAGGTACTCAAGTACCTCAGGGACAACGACGTGAAGAGCGTCGACGTGCGGTTCTGTGACCTGCCCGGGGTGATGCAGCACTTCACGGTGCCGGTCGAGTCGTTCGACGCCGACGTCTTCTCGCACGGCCTGGCCTTCGACGGCTCCTCGATCCGCGGCTTCCAGGCCATCCACGAGTCGGACATGCAGCTGCTGCCCGACCCCAGCACCGCGCGCCTGGACCCGTTCCGCGCCGAGAAGACGCTGAACCTGAACTTCTTCATCCACGACCCGCTGACCGGTGAGGCCTACTCCCGCGACCCGCGCAACGTGGCCAAGAAGGCCGAGGCGTTCCTCAAGGGCACCGGCATCGCCGACACGGCGTACTTCGGCCCCGAGGCCGAGTTCTACGTCTTCGACGACGTGCGCTTCGCCTCCGGCCCGGACGAGAGCTACTACCACATCGACGCCGAGGCCGCGTTCTGGAACACCGGGCGCGCCGAGGAGGGCGGCAACCGCGGCTACAAGCCGCGCGTCAAGGGCGGCTACTTCCCGGTCGCCCCGAACGACCACTACACGGACCTGCGCGCCACCATGAGCCGCACCCTGATCGACTCCGGCCTGATCGTCGAGCGCCAGCACCACGAGGTCGGCTCGGCCGGCCAGGCGGAGATCAACTACCGCTTCAACACCCTGCTGGCCGCCGCCGACGACCTGATGCTGTTCAAGTACATCATCAAGAACGTCGCCTGGAACGCCGGCAAGACCGCCACCTTCATGCCGAAGCCGGTCTTCGGCGACAACGGCTCGGGCATGCACTGCCACCAGAGCCTGTGGAAGGACGGCGTCCCGCTGTTCTACGACGAGGTCGGCTACGCGGGCCTGTCGGACACCGCCCGCCACTACATCGGCGGCCTCCTGAAGCACGCCCCGTCCCTGCTGGCCTTCACCAACCCGACGGTGAACAGCTACCGCCGCCTGGTCCCCGGCTACGAGGCCCCGGTGAACCTGGTCTACTCCCAGCGCAACCGCTCGGCGTGCATCCGCATCCCGATCACCGGCTCGAACCCGAAGGCCAAGCGCATCGAGTTCCGCTGCCCGGACCCCTCGTCGAACCCGTACCTGGCCTTCTCCGCGATGATGATGGCCGGCCTGGACGGCGTGAAGAACAAGATCGAGCCGATGGCCCCGGTCGACAAGGACCTGTACGAGCTCCCCCCGGACGAGCACGCCTCGATCCCGCAGGTGCCCGGCAGCCTGCCGGCGGTACTGGACTCGCTGGAGGCCGACCACGGCTACCTGCTCGAGGGCGGCGTGTTCACGCAGGACCTGATCGACACGTGGATCTCGTACAAGCGCGAGCGCGAGGTGGACCCGGTTCGGCTGCGTCCGACGCCGCACGAGTTCGAGCTGTACTTCGACATCTAA
- a CDS encoding tyrosine-type recombinase/integrase, protein MVRETQIPPIRLHDLRQGAASVALHSGVDLKVMSEVLGHSSTRVTADIYTSVFTSLKHQAADAIGRALTRGLEPTRKAP, encoded by the coding sequence CTGGTCCGGGAGACGCAGATACCTCCGATCCGGCTTCACGACCTCCGGCAAGGCGCCGCCTCGGTCGCCTTGCACAGCGGTGTCGATCTGAAAGTGATGTCCGAGGTGCTAGGGCACTCCTCGACCAGGGTCACCGCCGACATTTACACCTCGGTGTTCACCAGCCTCAAGCACCAGGCCGCCGACGCGATCGGTCGGGCGCTCACCCGTGGGTTGGAGCCGACGAGGAAGGCGCCGTAG